One window from the genome of Entelurus aequoreus isolate RoL-2023_Sb linkage group LG04, RoL_Eaeq_v1.1, whole genome shotgun sequence encodes:
- the LOC133647995 gene encoding zinc finger BED domain-containing protein 4-like: protein MVKRIIPNQAAIKATLDQQQHNLVMLTPAEWDKLQRLETLLEPCRYVTQILGGEAYVSCSVVLPALCHLHRVMETSDEDPAYMIRFKTKFKDDLGSRQEHTNNAWLKIATALDPRFKDLKSVPKADREEVWTKLGGLLRESPGRPSHTTEDGPPKKKMNLLLQLGSDSESDEEVQPDRALHRYRAEPTIEMTDCPLQWWSSHAGAHDKLAPLARKYLATPASSVPCERLFSLAGHIVQKKRSALLSENVDKLVCLSNWLKDE, encoded by the exons atggtcaaacgcatcatccccaatcaagcagcaataaaagcaaccctggatcaacagcagcataatctcgtcatgctgacgccagcagaatgggataaactccagagactggagacccttctagagccctgccg gtatgtgactcagatcctgggtggggaggcctacgtctcctgctcagtggtactacctgccctctgccacttacaccgtgtaatggaaacttctgatgaggaccctgcatacatgattagatttaagaccaaattcaaagacgacctaggctcccgccaagaacacaccaacaatgcatggctcaagattgcaaccgcactggacccacgttttaaggacttgaaaagtgtgcccaaggcagacagagaggaggtgtggaccaaacttggaggccttctgcgtgaatcacctggaagaccttcacacactactgaagatgggccacccaagaagaaaatgaaccttcttctacagctgggctcagattcagaatcagatgaagaggtacagcctgacagagccttacacaggtacagagcagagcccaccattgaaatgacggactgtcccttgcagtggtggtcatctcatgcaggagcccatgacaagctggctccgttggctcggaaatatctagccactcctgcatcctcagttccctgtgaaagactcttctcacttgccggtcacattgtgcaaaagaagcggtcagctttactctcagaaaatgtggacaaattggtttgcctcagtaactggctaaaggatgaatag